In Rhodoferax koreense, a genomic segment contains:
- a CDS encoding EAL domain-containing response regulator translates to MSDEGPDIWPPFLPTLPLGLGPAEVPPRAAAPRRQPSLLLVDDDPFMLGMQSRMLRGMGYMMIGTAASADAALRLLGERQVAVDVVICDLNMPEVDGLEFLRRLGASDFRGGVILLSGEGPRIIHAVQKLLAGRALLILGALEKPASRAALRTLLDQWQPAALPSVAAEHPGYGADDLRVAQDGAQWVLHYQPKVDLRSGGLTGVEALVRWNHPLHGLVYPDRFIALAEECGAIDALTEWVMQAALEQLALWHRSGLRIQMAVNVSMQNLCAPDFAPRLGALVRHIGLSPQDLMLEVTESRVMAVSSAALETLVRLRMQRFGLSIDDFGTGHSSLAQLRDVPFTELKIDRGFVHDARGNQLIPPMLEGSIGMAQRLGLHTVAEGVETEDDWALLREIGCDIAQGYFIGRPMQSDRLPAWLEDWQTRQPRSTAR, encoded by the coding sequence ATGTCTGATGAGGGTCCCGACATCTGGCCACCCTTTCTCCCGACGCTCCCCCTCGGCCTGGGCCCGGCAGAGGTGCCGCCACGTGCCGCCGCGCCGCGCCGCCAGCCCAGCCTGCTCCTGGTGGACGACGACCCCTTCATGCTCGGCATGCAGTCCCGCATGCTGCGCGGCATGGGCTACATGATGATCGGCACTGCGGCCAGCGCCGATGCGGCGCTGCGGCTTCTCGGCGAGCGGCAGGTGGCCGTGGACGTGGTCATCTGCGACCTGAACATGCCCGAGGTCGACGGTCTCGAATTTCTGCGCCGGCTCGGCGCAAGCGACTTCCGCGGCGGCGTGATCCTTCTCAGCGGCGAAGGCCCGCGCATCATCCATGCCGTGCAGAAGCTGCTCGCCGGCCGCGCGCTGCTGATCCTGGGGGCGCTTGAGAAGCCCGCCAGCCGTGCGGCGCTGCGCACGCTGCTGGACCAATGGCAGCCCGCGGCACTGCCATCGGTGGCCGCAGAGCATCCGGGCTATGGCGCCGACGATCTGCGCGTCGCGCAGGACGGTGCGCAGTGGGTGCTTCACTACCAGCCCAAGGTCGATCTGCGCAGCGGCGGACTGACCGGTGTCGAGGCGCTGGTGCGCTGGAACCACCCGCTCCACGGCCTGGTTTATCCCGACCGCTTCATCGCCCTGGCCGAGGAATGCGGTGCCATCGACGCCCTGACCGAGTGGGTGATGCAGGCGGCGCTGGAGCAGCTCGCGCTGTGGCACCGCAGCGGCCTGCGGATCCAGATGGCCGTGAACGTATCGATGCAGAACCTGTGCGCCCCCGACTTCGCGCCCCGGCTGGGAGCCCTGGTCCGCCACATCGGCCTGTCGCCGCAGGATCTGATGCTGGAGGTGACGGAGAGCCGCGTCATGGCCGTGTCGTCGGCGGCGCTGGAGACGCTGGTGCGGCTGCGCATGCAGCGTTTCGGCCTGTCGATCGACGACTTCGGCACCGGCCACTCCTCGCTGGCGCAACTGCGCGACGTGCCCTTCACCGAGTTGAAGATCGACCGCGGCTTCGTGCACGACGCCCGCGGCAACCAGCTGATCCCTCCGATGCTCGAAGGCAGCATCGGCATGGCCCAGCGACTGGGTCTGCACACCGTGGCCGAAGGCGTGGAAACCGAAGACGACTGGGCCCTGCTGCGGGAAATCGGTTGCGACATCGCGCAGGGCTATTTCATCGGCCGGCCGATGCAGAGCGACCGTCTGCCCGCCTGGCTAGAGGACTGGCAGACCAGGCAGCCGCGGTCGACCGCGCGGTGA